Proteins co-encoded in one Polynucleobacter sp. MG-6-Vaara-E2 genomic window:
- a CDS encoding homoserine O-acetyltransferase: MSELHLSRNTIHFAEPLPLQSGAMLSGYDLVIETYGKLNADKTNAVLVCHALNASHHVAGPSPENPEDIGWWDNMIGPGKPVDTDHFFVIGVNNLGSCFGSTGPMSINPATGKPYGADFPVVTVEDWVNTQARLADKLGIRKFAAVMGGSLGGMQAMAWAIQFPKRLDHCVVIASTPKLSAQNIAFNEVARNAILSDPDFHGGNYYEHGVVPKRGLRLARMVGHITYLSDDDMAEKFGRELQRPNGESNDYRFSFDVEFEVESYLRHQGDKFSTYFDANTYLLITRALDYFDPSRRYDGSLNRALAEVHAKFLVVSFSTDWRFPPNRSREIVQSLLSNKSEVTYAEIDAPHGHDAFLLDDERYHNLVRAYFKKMREVHS; this comes from the coding sequence CTGCCTTTGCAGAGTGGCGCCATGTTGTCTGGCTATGACTTAGTTATTGAAACTTACGGCAAGCTCAATGCTGATAAAACGAATGCTGTTTTAGTTTGCCATGCGCTAAATGCTTCACATCATGTAGCTGGGCCAAGCCCAGAAAATCCTGAAGATATTGGTTGGTGGGACAACATGATTGGCCCGGGCAAGCCGGTTGATACCGATCACTTTTTTGTCATTGGTGTAAATAATTTAGGTTCTTGTTTTGGCTCTACTGGGCCGATGAGTATTAATCCTGCAACCGGTAAGCCTTATGGCGCAGATTTTCCAGTAGTGACTGTGGAGGATTGGGTTAATACTCAAGCGCGCTTAGCTGACAAATTAGGTATTCGGAAGTTTGCTGCAGTAATGGGCGGAAGCTTGGGCGGCATGCAAGCGATGGCTTGGGCGATTCAATTCCCTAAGCGCTTAGACCATTGCGTTGTGATTGCTTCAACTCCAAAATTAAGCGCGCAGAACATTGCATTTAATGAAGTGGCACGTAATGCCATCCTATCTGATCCAGATTTTCATGGCGGTAATTATTATGAGCATGGTGTAGTACCAAAGCGTGGCTTACGTTTAGCTCGCATGGTTGGCCACATTACCTATTTGTCTGATGACGATATGGCTGAAAAGTTTGGGCGTGAGTTGCAGCGCCCTAATGGCGAGTCCAACGACTATCGCTTTAGCTTTGATGTTGAGTTTGAGGTCGAAAGTTATTTACGTCATCAAGGCGATAAGTTTTCTACTTACTTTGATGCCAATACCTATTTATTGATTACGCGCGCCCTGGATTACTTTGATCCATCACGTCGCTATGACGGTAGTTTGAACCGCGCTTTAGCTGAGGTACACGCCAAGTTCTTGGTTGTGAGTTTTTCTACTGACTGGCGCTTTCCACCAAATCGTAGTCGCGAGATTGTGCAGTCTCTGTTAAGCAATAAGAGTGAAGTGACCTATGCAGAGATTGATGCGCCACATGGTCATGATGCTTTCTTATTAGATGATGAGCGCTATCATAATTTGGTGAGAGCTTATTTCAAGAAAATGCGCGAGGTTCACTCATGA
- a CDS encoding MFS transporter, which yields MFAAVQSWLKDFRVYLEWPCLRMLFLGFSAGLPLLLILGTLSFWLREAGIDRSTIGYLTWVGLIYAFKWVWAPIVDRVQIPFLTKLLGRRRSWLIFAQALIIFGLVGMTTLDPRLALNSVVWCALLVAFGSATQDIALDAFRIESANSDHQAALAATYQTGYRLALIWAGAGVLWLAARVETGGSYDASAWQFAYLCMAASIGVGVLTTLFSTEPARYELAKARNAKAWLYQTLIEPFAEFITRYRWHAVLILSLIAIYRISDVVMGIMANPFYVDMGYTKDEVAAVSKVFGVVMTLVGAFVGGVLTLRFGVLRILFVGAVLSALSNLLFAWLATQGHDLHGLIWVISADNLSSGIASAAFIAFLSSLTNIRYSATQYALFSSMMLLLPKWLAGFSGVFVDNFGYQAFFYGTAIIGAPVLVLIWATIHFNIVQIKNEGE from the coding sequence GTGTTCGCTGCAGTTCAATCTTGGCTAAAAGACTTTCGGGTGTATCTCGAATGGCCTTGCTTGCGGATGCTCTTCTTAGGCTTCTCTGCTGGCCTTCCCCTTCTATTAATTCTTGGAACCTTAAGCTTTTGGTTGCGTGAGGCTGGAATTGATCGCAGCACGATCGGTTATCTCACCTGGGTTGGTTTGATCTATGCATTTAAGTGGGTCTGGGCGCCCATAGTTGATCGGGTGCAGATTCCGTTTCTAACTAAATTGCTCGGTCGCAGAAGAAGTTGGCTGATTTTCGCGCAAGCACTCATCATCTTCGGCCTAGTTGGCATGACGACTCTTGATCCAAGGCTTGCACTTAATTCAGTAGTGTGGTGTGCGTTATTGGTTGCGTTTGGCTCCGCAACCCAAGACATTGCCTTAGATGCCTTTCGTATTGAATCGGCCAATAGCGATCACCAAGCTGCGCTCGCGGCAACTTATCAGACTGGCTATCGCCTAGCATTGATTTGGGCTGGCGCCGGCGTTCTATGGCTTGCAGCCAGAGTTGAAACGGGTGGCAGTTATGACGCTAGTGCGTGGCAATTTGCCTACCTTTGTATGGCCGCATCGATTGGAGTTGGTGTCTTAACTACCTTGTTTAGTACCGAGCCTGCACGTTACGAGTTAGCTAAGGCGCGCAATGCAAAAGCATGGCTTTATCAAACCTTGATTGAACCTTTTGCAGAGTTCATCACTCGATATCGTTGGCATGCCGTTTTAATTCTGTCTTTGATCGCTATTTATCGTATTAGCGATGTTGTCATGGGAATCATGGCCAATCCTTTTTACGTTGATATGGGCTACACCAAAGATGAAGTGGCGGCGGTGAGTAAAGTATTCGGTGTGGTGATGACCTTGGTTGGCGCTTTTGTGGGTGGAGTGCTCACATTGCGTTTTGGCGTCTTACGAATTTTATTTGTAGGCGCGGTGTTATCAGCGTTAAGTAATTTACTATTTGCGTGGCTAGCAACTCAGGGTCATGATTTACATGGTCTTATTTGGGTAATTTCTGCTGACAATTTAAGTTCTGGCATTGCCAGTGCAGCCTTTATTGCTTTCCTGTCTTCACTTACCAATATTCGTTATTCGGCAACTCAGTACGCGCTGTTTAGCTCGATGATGTTGTTGTTACCCAAGTGGCTGGCAGGCTTCTCCGGAGTGTTTGTCGATAACTTCGGATATCAAGCATTTTTCTATGGTACCGCCATCATTGGCGCACCAGTCCTAGTGCTGATTTGGGCAACGATTCACTTCAATATTGTTCAGATCAAAAATGAAGGCGAATAA
- the metW gene encoding methionine biosynthesis protein MetW, which produces MSMTKRADFAAISNWIAPNSQVLDLGCGDGSFLEFLQKQKPVYAYGVEIDDARVLACVQKGLNVIQQDLEGGLALFEDNSFDTVVLSQTVQTIHQTEKILREVVRVGKESIVSFPNFGHWSHRLAVSLGRMPVSKSLPYQWYNTPNVRVLTVADFEKLASGLGLQVIDQYILHDGRQVTLMPNLFGSLALFRVRRA; this is translated from the coding sequence ATGAGTATGACCAAGCGCGCTGATTTTGCCGCAATATCTAATTGGATTGCACCAAATAGTCAGGTGCTGGACTTAGGTTGTGGCGATGGAAGCTTCTTAGAGTTTTTACAAAAACAAAAGCCAGTCTATGCTTACGGCGTAGAAATTGATGATGCAAGAGTACTCGCTTGCGTCCAAAAAGGTTTGAACGTTATCCAGCAAGACCTAGAGGGCGGTTTAGCCTTATTTGAAGACAATAGTTTTGACACTGTTGTTTTGTCTCAGACAGTTCAAACCATCCATCAAACTGAAAAGATTTTGCGTGAAGTGGTTCGGGTCGGCAAAGAATCGATCGTATCTTTCCCAAATTTCGGTCATTGGTCACATCGTTTGGCGGTTAGCTTAGGGCGCATGCCGGTATCGAAGAGCTTGCCTTATCAGTGGTACAACACGCCAAACGTGCGTGTTCTCACGGTTGCTGACTTTGAGAAATTAGCCTCTGGTCTTGGTCTGCAGGTCATTGATCAATATATCTTGCATGATGGTCGACAAGTTACCTTGATGCCTAATCTGTTTGGTAGTCTTGCTTTATTTCGCGTCCGTCGTGCGTAG
- a CDS encoding exodeoxyribonuclease III, which yields MLRIISANLNGIRSAVKKGFLPWAVKQKADFICMQELKAQRDDLEDAILNPDGMHGFFHHAEKKGYSGCGIYTPHQPDEVLYGYGNEEFDAEGRYVEARFKSLSVISVYMPSGSSSPERQEAKYRYLDSFLPHLIKLKKSGREIVLCGDVNIAHHEIDLKNWKGNIKNSGFLPEERAWLTNLFDKVGYVDVYRKLEPEAGDSCYTWWSNRGQAYTKNVGWRIDYHISTPGIAATAKKTTVYKGEKFSDHAPLTVDYDWKL from the coding sequence ATGTTACGCATCATTTCCGCGAACCTCAACGGTATTCGTTCCGCAGTCAAAAAAGGCTTCCTACCGTGGGCTGTAAAGCAAAAAGCGGATTTCATTTGTATGCAAGAGCTTAAGGCTCAGAGAGATGATCTTGAAGATGCCATCCTCAATCCCGATGGTATGCATGGCTTCTTTCATCATGCAGAGAAAAAAGGTTATAGCGGCTGCGGCATCTATACACCCCATCAACCCGATGAGGTCCTTTATGGATATGGCAATGAGGAATTCGATGCCGAAGGCCGTTATGTAGAAGCGCGCTTCAAAAGCCTTTCAGTAATCTCGGTATACATGCCTTCAGGCTCAAGCTCTCCTGAGCGCCAAGAGGCCAAATACCGCTACCTAGACAGCTTCTTGCCTCATCTGATTAAGCTTAAAAAATCCGGCCGAGAAATTGTGCTTTGTGGGGATGTCAATATTGCGCATCACGAGATCGATTTAAAAAATTGGAAGGGGAATATCAAAAACTCTGGCTTCTTGCCAGAGGAACGGGCATGGCTTACCAATCTCTTTGACAAGGTAGGTTACGTTGATGTGTATCGCAAACTAGAACCCGAAGCTGGAGATTCTTGCTACACCTGGTGGAGTAATCGCGGTCAAGCTTATACCAAGAATGTTGGATGGCGTATTGACTATCACATCAGCACACCCGGTATCGCTGCTACCGCTAAAAAAACTACTGTTTATAAGGGTGAGAAATTCTCAGACCACGCACCACTGACTGTGGATTACGACTGGAAACTTTAA